Proteins co-encoded in one Aquincola tertiaricarbonis genomic window:
- a CDS encoding metal-dependent hydrolase: MDIIAHTLWAAVGAAVVHRRRRLSQTTVVATLILAALPDVLHLLPIAGWWLFSDGSFAALRGYAVAIPGQEPGLPQLVQLWSHHLHCVMHSAPIAALATLLVWGLRRSLWFPLLGWWSHIVIDVFTHSADYYAVPVLYPFTERGFDGIAWTTPWFMVANYLALAAVGIWLLASRRSLHGCNGP; encoded by the coding sequence GTGGACATCATCGCGCACACGCTCTGGGCCGCGGTCGGTGCAGCGGTGGTGCACCGCCGCAGGCGGCTATCGCAAACGACGGTGGTCGCCACGCTGATCCTGGCGGCACTGCCCGACGTGTTGCATCTGCTGCCCATCGCGGGGTGGTGGCTGTTCAGCGATGGCTCCTTCGCCGCCTTGCGCGGCTATGCGGTGGCGATCCCGGGCCAGGAGCCGGGCCTGCCGCAGCTGGTCCAGCTGTGGTCGCACCACCTGCACTGCGTGATGCACAGCGCACCGATCGCCGCGCTGGCAACCCTGTTGGTCTGGGGCTTGCGGCGGTCGCTCTGGTTTCCGCTTCTCGGCTGGTGGTCGCACATCGTGATCGACGTGTTCACCCATTCGGCCGACTACTACGCCGTGCCGGTGCTCTATCCGTTCACCGAGCGCGGCTTCGACGGCATCGCGTGGACTACGCCCTGGTTCATGGTGGCCAACTACCTGGCGCTCGCGGCGGTCGGCATTTGGTTGCTGGCAAGCAGGAGGTCTTTGCATGGATGCAATGGTCCGTAG
- a CDS encoding TolC family protein, which yields MFTVPFQRERRARCSLRCWAAALAMGAQLVGLDAYAQQSLSLEQALRLAQERSRLLVAQDAGAAAARQMAFIAGQLPDPVLKTGLSSLPISGPDRFSFTRDSSTMATVGVMQEFTRADKRTARAGRFEREAEVAEAGRAVALADLRRDTAMAWLDRLYQERMRELLQTQRAEAALQIEAAEAAYRGGRGMQTDVFAARSAVAQIEDRIRQSDRQIATAKTRLARWVGEGANQALGVPPDLGMIRLDAERLEAELTHHPQIALMVRQEALARAEADVARASKRADWSVELTYSQRSSAYSNMVSVNLSIPWQWDPKNRQDREVSAKLALAEQVTAQREEATREHVAQTRAWLQEWQGNRDRLTHYDHDLIPLASERTRAAIAAYRGGGGTLSAVLEARRMEIDTRMDRLRLDMETAGLWAQIEYLIPAEHPAGAVTEK from the coding sequence ATGTTCACAGTTCCGTTTCAACGCGAGCGGCGTGCGCGCTGTTCGCTGCGATGCTGGGCCGCTGCATTGGCCATGGGCGCGCAGCTTGTCGGCCTGGATGCGTACGCGCAGCAATCCCTGAGCCTCGAGCAGGCGCTGCGCCTGGCCCAGGAGCGTTCACGCCTGCTGGTTGCCCAGGACGCCGGCGCCGCCGCGGCACGCCAGATGGCGTTTATCGCAGGGCAGTTGCCCGATCCGGTGCTCAAGACCGGGCTGAGCAGCCTGCCGATCAGCGGGCCGGACCGGTTCAGCTTCACTCGTGATTCCTCCACGATGGCCACGGTGGGCGTGATGCAGGAGTTCACGCGCGCCGACAAGCGCACAGCCCGCGCAGGGCGGTTCGAGCGCGAGGCTGAGGTGGCCGAAGCTGGGCGTGCCGTGGCGCTGGCCGACCTGCGGCGCGACACCGCGATGGCCTGGCTGGATCGCCTGTACCAGGAGCGCATGCGCGAGTTGTTGCAGACGCAGCGTGCCGAAGCCGCCCTGCAGATCGAGGCTGCAGAGGCGGCGTACCGGGGCGGACGCGGCATGCAGACAGATGTGTTTGCGGCGCGGTCGGCCGTTGCCCAGATCGAAGACCGTATCCGGCAGTCCGATCGGCAGATTGCCACGGCCAAGACGCGGCTCGCGCGCTGGGTGGGCGAGGGCGCGAACCAGGCGCTCGGCGTGCCACCCGACCTGGGCATGATCCGCCTGGACGCCGAGCGCCTGGAAGCCGAACTGACCCATCACCCGCAGATCGCGCTGATGGTCCGCCAGGAAGCCCTGGCCCGGGCCGAGGCGGACGTCGCGCGCGCCAGCAAGCGCGCGGACTGGAGCGTCGAGCTGACCTACAGCCAGCGCAGTTCGGCCTACTCGAACATGGTCTCCGTCAATCTCTCGATCCCCTGGCAGTGGGACCCGAAGAACCGGCAGGACCGCGAGGTGTCGGCCAAGCTCGCACTGGCCGAGCAGGTGACAGCCCAGCGCGAAGAGGCCACGCGCGAGCATGTGGCGCAGACCCGCGCATGGCTGCAGGAGTGGCAAGGCAATCGGGATCGCCTGACGCACTACGACCATGACCTGATCCCGCTGGCCAGCGAGCGCACCCGTGCCGCGATCGCTGCCTACCGCGGAGGCGGGGGCACGCTGAGCGCCGTGCTGGAAGCGCGGCGCATGGAGATCGACACCCGCATGGACCGGCTGCGCCTCGACATGGAGACGGCGGGCCTGTGGGCCCAGATCGAGTACCTGATACCGGCCGAGCACCCTGCAGGCGCCGTCACGGAGAAATGA
- a CDS encoding efflux RND transporter periplasmic adaptor subunit: protein MTKLKPLLIGLIAVGVLGAAGYGLYAIGMNRGMGMAPAAGSDATAGGAASTAAPVGTPSNESGEDATRRHIKAGIKAGDVDPTTGRKVLYYHDPMVPGNKFDKPAKSPFMDMMMSPVYADGDSDGSKVTVSPRIQQNLGVRTAAVTQGTLSPQVSAVGSIAFNERDQVIVQARSTGYVERLHVRATLDRVAKGQALAELYVPDWIAAQEEFLSVRRMEGTDLAPLVDGARQRMRQVGMSEAQIALVDSSGRTQPRITLIAPIGGVVTELMAREGMTVMSGATLFRINGLGTVWANAEVPESQSALLRPGAKVQAVSPAVPGTKFDGKVQAILPEVNATTRTLKARLELANPGGALVPGMFVQMQFTDMREQKALLVPTEAIIQTGRRTVVMLAEQDEKGGRFRPVDVEIGIESGGQTEVKRGLQAGQRVVVSSQFLIDSEASLKGVEARLNVEPQPTAANNAPRHQGEAKVEKIDRDAVTLSHGPIASLKWGAMTMDFKPPQRGLPRGLAVGDKVGFEFYMDAENLPQLSAVTVLAPEPNPAAAAGSKP, encoded by the coding sequence ATGACGAAACTCAAACCCCTCTTGATCGGCCTGATCGCGGTGGGCGTGCTCGGTGCTGCCGGCTATGGCCTCTACGCCATCGGCATGAACCGCGGCATGGGCATGGCTCCCGCAGCCGGTAGCGACGCAACGGCGGGAGGAGCGGCTTCGACGGCCGCGCCCGTCGGGACCCCGTCCAATGAATCAGGCGAGGACGCCACGCGCCGACACATCAAGGCGGGCATCAAGGCCGGCGACGTCGATCCGACTACTGGCAGGAAGGTCTTGTACTACCACGACCCCATGGTGCCGGGGAACAAGTTCGACAAACCGGCCAAGTCGCCGTTCATGGACATGATGATGTCGCCGGTCTATGCCGACGGCGACAGCGACGGCAGCAAGGTCACGGTCAGTCCGCGTATCCAGCAGAACCTGGGCGTGCGCACCGCCGCCGTCACGCAGGGCACGCTGTCGCCGCAGGTGTCTGCGGTGGGCAGCATTGCGTTCAACGAGCGTGACCAGGTCATCGTGCAGGCGCGTTCCACCGGCTATGTCGAGCGCCTGCATGTGCGTGCCACGCTGGACCGCGTGGCCAAGGGGCAAGCGCTGGCCGAGTTGTACGTGCCCGACTGGATCGCCGCCCAGGAGGAATTCCTTTCGGTGCGCCGAATGGAGGGCACCGACCTCGCACCGCTCGTCGATGGCGCCCGACAGCGCATGCGCCAGGTCGGCATGAGCGAGGCGCAGATCGCGCTGGTTGACAGCAGCGGGCGCACGCAGCCGCGCATCACGCTCATCGCACCGATCGGCGGCGTCGTCACCGAGCTGATGGCGCGCGAAGGCATGACGGTGATGTCCGGCGCCACGCTGTTCCGCATCAACGGTCTGGGCACGGTGTGGGCCAACGCCGAGGTGCCGGAGAGCCAGTCGGCGCTGCTGCGCCCAGGTGCGAAGGTTCAAGCCGTCAGCCCGGCCGTGCCTGGCACGAAGTTCGACGGCAAGGTGCAGGCTATCCTGCCCGAGGTCAACGCCACCACCCGTACGCTGAAGGCCCGCCTTGAGCTGGCCAACCCCGGCGGCGCGCTGGTGCCCGGCATGTTTGTGCAGATGCAGTTCACGGACATGCGCGAGCAGAAGGCGCTGCTGGTGCCCACCGAAGCCATCATCCAGACCGGCCGGCGCACCGTGGTGATGCTGGCTGAACAGGATGAGAAGGGAGGCCGCTTCCGTCCCGTAGATGTCGAGATCGGCATCGAGAGCGGCGGCCAGACCGAGGTCAAGCGCGGCCTGCAGGCCGGCCAGCGGGTCGTGGTGTCCTCGCAGTTCCTGATCGATTCCGAAGCCAGCCTGAAGGGCGTCGAGGCGCGACTGAATGTCGAGCCCCAACCCACCGCCGCCAATAACGCGCCGCGCCACCAGGGCGAGGCCAAGGTCGAAAAGATCGACCGCGACGCCGTCACGCTCTCGCACGGCCCCATCGCCTCGCTGAAATGGGGCGCCATGACGATGGACTTCAAGCCACCCCAGCGCGGGCTGCCGCGAGGGCTGGCTGTTGGCGACAAGGTCGGCTTCGAGTTCTACATGGATGCGGAGAACCTGCCGCAACTGAGCGCCGTCACCGTGTTGGCGCCCGAGCCCAACCCGGCTGCCGCCGCCGGGAGCAAGCCATGA
- a CDS encoding efflux RND transporter permease subunit, producing the protein MIAKLIRWSIANRFLVLLTTVMLSAWGVHSVLRTPLDALPDLSDVQVIIRTTYPGQAPRIVENQITYPLTTTMLSVPGAKTVRGYSFFGDSFVYVLFEDGTDLYWARSRVLEYLNQVQARLPPGATASLGPDATGVGWIYQYALIDRSGQMDAGQLRALQDWFLKYELKTVANVAEVATVGGMVRQYQIVLDPNKLAAYALPHTKVVEAIRKSNQESGGSVLELGEAEYMVRASGYLQSLDDFRKIPLLSTDAGVSVRLGDVARIQVGPEMRRGIGELDGEGEATGGVIVMRSGKNALETIAAVKAKLQQLQGSLPKGVEIVPTYDRSSLIERAVQNLGFKLLEEFIVVAVVCFIFLFHLRSAFVAIVSLPLGILAAFIVMRYQGVNANIMSLGGIAIAIGAMVDAAVVMIENAHKHLEHWSHAHPDQKLEGEERWRVIGDSAAEVGPALFFSLLIITLSFIPVFTLEAQEGRLFSPLAFTKTYAMAAAAGLSATLIPVLMGYLIRGRIPDEKTNPLNRFLIAVYRPLLNAVLRAPKLTLAAAALVLVASLWPLQHIGGEFMPRLDEGDLLYMPSALPGLSAGKAAELLQQTDRLIKTVPEVVSVYGKAGRAETATDPAPLEMFETTIQFKPKSQWRAGMTQDKLVDELDRIVKVPGLANIWVPPIRNRIDMLATGIKSPVGVKVAGTDLATIDRVAGEIEKALKDVPGVSSALAERLTGGRYVDVTINRDAAARFGMNIADVQSVITSAVGGDNVGETVEGLQRFPINLRYPRETRDSLEKLRALPIVSERGARLVLSDVADVRITDGPPMLRSENARLSGWVYVDIRGRDLRSAVQDMQRVVGEKVQLPPGYSVSWSGQFEFLERATAKLKVVVPFTLLIIFVLLYLTFKRFDDALLIMATLPFALVGGIWLLYLLNYNLSVAGAVGFIALAGVSAEFGVIMLLYLKQAWDARVAQGRTGTDDLLDAIREGAVLRVRPKAMTVAVILAGLFPIMWGTGTGSEVMQRIAAPMVGGMITAPLLSMFVIPAAYLLMRRKPEPSAWRLAFWRRQRAAA; encoded by the coding sequence ATGATTGCCAAGCTGATCCGCTGGTCGATCGCGAACCGCTTCCTGGTGCTGCTGACCACCGTGATGCTCAGCGCGTGGGGCGTCCATTCGGTGCTGCGCACGCCGCTGGACGCGCTGCCTGACCTGTCCGACGTGCAGGTGATCATCCGCACGACCTATCCCGGCCAGGCGCCGCGCATCGTCGAGAACCAGATCACCTACCCGCTGACGACAACGATGCTGTCGGTGCCGGGGGCGAAGACGGTGCGCGGTTACTCGTTCTTTGGCGACAGCTTCGTCTATGTGCTGTTCGAGGACGGCACCGACCTGTACTGGGCTCGCTCGCGGGTGCTGGAGTACCTGAACCAGGTGCAGGCGAGGCTGCCGCCTGGCGCCACGGCTTCGCTGGGCCCCGACGCCACCGGTGTCGGCTGGATCTACCAATATGCGCTGATCGACCGCAGCGGCCAGATGGACGCCGGCCAGTTGCGAGCGCTGCAGGACTGGTTCCTCAAGTACGAGCTGAAGACGGTGGCCAATGTCGCCGAAGTGGCGACCGTGGGTGGCATGGTGCGCCAGTACCAGATCGTGCTCGACCCGAACAAGCTGGCGGCCTACGCCTTGCCGCATACCAAGGTCGTCGAGGCGATCCGCAAGTCCAACCAGGAGAGTGGCGGCTCGGTTCTCGAACTTGGCGAGGCCGAGTACATGGTGCGCGCATCGGGCTACCTGCAGTCGCTCGATGACTTCCGCAAGATCCCGCTGCTGAGCACAGATGCCGGCGTGTCCGTGCGCCTGGGCGATGTGGCGCGCATCCAGGTCGGCCCCGAGATGCGGCGTGGCATCGGTGAGCTCGACGGCGAGGGCGAGGCCACCGGCGGCGTGATCGTGATGCGCTCGGGCAAGAACGCGCTGGAGACGATTGCCGCCGTGAAGGCCAAGCTGCAGCAGCTGCAGGGCAGCCTGCCCAAGGGCGTCGAGATCGTCCCAACCTACGACCGTTCCAGCCTGATCGAGCGTGCGGTGCAGAACCTCGGCTTCAAGCTGCTCGAGGAGTTCATCGTCGTTGCGGTGGTGTGCTTCATCTTCCTGTTCCACCTGCGCTCGGCCTTCGTCGCCATCGTCTCGTTGCCGCTGGGCATCCTCGCCGCCTTCATCGTGATGCGCTACCAGGGCGTCAACGCCAACATCATGTCGCTCGGTGGCATTGCCATCGCCATCGGCGCGATGGTCGATGCGGCGGTGGTGATGATCGAGAACGCGCACAAGCACCTCGAACACTGGAGCCATGCGCATCCGGACCAGAAGCTTGAAGGTGAGGAGCGCTGGCGGGTGATCGGCGACTCGGCCGCCGAGGTCGGGCCGGCGCTGTTCTTCTCGCTGCTGATCATCACGCTGTCGTTCATCCCGGTGTTCACGCTGGAGGCGCAGGAGGGGCGGCTGTTCTCGCCGCTGGCCTTCACCAAGACCTACGCCATGGCGGCTGCGGCCGGGCTGTCGGCCACGCTGATCCCCGTGCTGATGGGCTACCTGATCCGTGGACGCATCCCGGATGAGAAGACCAACCCGCTCAACCGCTTCCTGATCGCGGTCTACCGGCCGCTGTTGAACGCCGTGCTGCGGGCCCCCAAGCTCACGCTGGCCGCGGCCGCGCTCGTGCTGGTGGCAAGCCTCTGGCCGCTGCAGCACATCGGCGGCGAGTTCATGCCGCGCCTGGACGAGGGCGACCTGCTCTACATGCCGTCGGCGTTGCCGGGCCTGAGTGCGGGCAAGGCGGCCGAACTGCTGCAGCAGACCGACCGCCTGATCAAGACCGTGCCCGAGGTGGTCAGCGTCTACGGCAAGGCCGGCCGCGCCGAGACCGCCACCGACCCGGCGCCGCTGGAGATGTTCGAGACCACGATCCAGTTCAAGCCGAAGAGCCAGTGGCGAGCGGGCATGACGCAGGACAAGCTGGTTGACGAACTGGATCGCATCGTCAAGGTGCCGGGCCTGGCCAACATTTGGGTGCCGCCGATCCGCAACCGCATCGACATGCTGGCCACCGGCATCAAGAGCCCGGTGGGCGTCAAGGTCGCGGGCACCGATCTGGCAACCATCGACCGCGTGGCCGGCGAGATCGAGAAGGCCCTGAAGGACGTACCTGGTGTCAGCAGCGCGCTGGCCGAACGGCTGACCGGCGGGCGCTACGTGGACGTGACGATCAACCGCGACGCGGCGGCGCGCTTCGGCATGAACATCGCCGACGTGCAGTCGGTCATCACCTCGGCAGTGGGGGGAGACAACGTTGGCGAGACGGTCGAAGGCTTGCAGCGCTTCCCGATCAACCTGCGCTACCCGCGTGAGACGCGCGATTCACTGGAGAAGCTGCGCGCGCTGCCGATCGTCAGCGAACGCGGTGCGCGCCTAGTGCTGTCCGACGTGGCCGACGTCCGCATCACCGACGGGCCGCCGATGCTGCGCAGCGAGAACGCACGCCTGTCGGGCTGGGTGTACGTGGACATCCGAGGCCGTGACCTGAGGTCGGCGGTGCAGGACATGCAGCGTGTCGTTGGCGAGAAGGTCCAGTTGCCACCAGGCTACTCGGTCTCGTGGTCGGGGCAGTTCGAGTTCCTGGAGCGCGCGACCGCCAAGCTGAAGGTGGTGGTGCCGTTCACGCTGCTGATCATCTTCGTGCTGCTGTACCTGACCTTCAAGCGCTTCGACGACGCGCTGCTGATCATGGCGACGCTGCCCTTCGCGCTGGTCGGCGGCATCTGGCTGCTGTACCTGCTGAACTACAACCTCTCGGTGGCGGGGGCCGTCGGCTTCATCGCGCTGGCCGGTGTCTCCGCCGAGTTCGGCGTGATCATGCTGCTGTATCTGAAGCAGGCCTGGGATGCCCGCGTTGCCCAGGGCAGGACTGGCACCGACGACCTGCTCGACGCGATCCGCGAAGGCGCGGTGCTGCGTGTGCGCCCGAAGGCGATGACGGTGGCGGTGATCCTGGCCGGCCTGTTCCCGATCATGTGGGGCACCGGTACTGGCTCGGAAGTGATGCAGCGCATCGCCGCGCCGATGGTCGGCGGAATGATCACTGCGCCGCTGCTGTCGATGTTCGTGATCCCGGCGGCCTACCTGCTGATGCGGCGCAAGCCTGAGCCTTCGGCTTGGCGTCTGGCGTTCTGGCGGAGGCAGCGTGCTGCTGCCTGA
- a CDS encoding copper-binding protein, with translation MKKAALPSLVLALLAPAMAAMAQPKMDDMKSMDMTKKPAATASVVHKAMGTVKKVDAKGGVVTLAHEPIKSLNWPAMTMGFKVKDKMLMDKLTDGKKVEFEFTQDDKDYVVTGVK, from the coding sequence ATGAAGAAAGCTGCACTCCCTTCGCTGGTCCTCGCCCTGCTCGCGCCCGCCATGGCGGCCATGGCCCAGCCGAAGATGGACGACATGAAAAGCATGGACATGACCAAGAAGCCGGCCGCGACGGCGTCGGTGGTCCACAAGGCCATGGGGACCGTCAAGAAGGTGGATGCCAAGGGCGGCGTCGTGACGCTGGCGCACGAGCCGATCAAGTCGCTCAACTGGCCGGCCATGACGATGGGCTTCAAGGTCAAGGACAAGATGCTGATGGACAAGCTCACCGATGGCAAGAAGGTGGAGTTCGAGTTCACGCAGGACGACAAGGACTACGTTGTCACCGGCGTGAAGTGA
- a CDS encoding patatin-like phospholipase family protein, which produces MADRLGWRRRSLLLAGVRAATAAPLLGGCAAWQPGQSAEPVDATEAPGFLPPPDGVRRPVALVLSGGAARGFAHLGALRVLEREGLRPDLVVGTSAGAMVGAMWASGMPVSEIERAAEQLDWTVFFDFDPVRTVLGGLGLGLVPGARLEQFLRQHLRGPIERFPLPFAAVAADMESGEVVPLNHGDAAKAVRASCAVPGVYAPVRARGRLLADGQIVSPLPVMTARRLGAMRVLALDVVYPPNHSEMSSPVSMLFQSLIVSGWRQVLAERALADLVITPEIRTSSQLGLGSRGWVTAAGETTALSRIGEIRRLFAPSP; this is translated from the coding sequence TTGGCTGATCGACTGGGCTGGCGTCGCCGGTCGCTGCTGCTGGCGGGCGTGCGTGCTGCGACTGCGGCACCGCTGCTCGGCGGCTGTGCCGCGTGGCAGCCTGGTCAGTCGGCCGAGCCCGTGGATGCGACCGAGGCTCCTGGATTTCTCCCGCCGCCCGACGGCGTGCGGCGGCCTGTCGCGCTGGTGTTGTCGGGGGGCGCCGCCCGCGGGTTTGCGCACTTGGGTGCTTTGCGGGTGCTCGAGCGCGAGGGCCTGCGGCCCGACCTGGTGGTGGGCACCAGCGCCGGCGCGATGGTCGGCGCGATGTGGGCGTCGGGCATGCCCGTCAGCGAGATCGAGCGCGCCGCGGAGCAACTCGACTGGACCGTGTTCTTCGACTTCGACCCCGTGCGCACCGTGTTGGGCGGCCTGGGGCTCGGCCTGGTGCCCGGGGCTCGGCTGGAGCAATTCCTGCGGCAGCACCTGCGTGGGCCGATCGAGCGCTTTCCTTTGCCGTTTGCTGCGGTCGCCGCCGACATGGAAAGCGGCGAGGTCGTGCCGCTGAACCACGGCGACGCAGCGAAAGCGGTGCGCGCGTCCTGTGCCGTTCCCGGCGTCTATGCGCCTGTGCGTGCCCGCGGCCGATTGTTGGCCGACGGGCAGATTGTCAGCCCGCTGCCGGTGATGACAGCTCGGCGGTTGGGTGCCATGCGGGTGCTGGCCCTCGATGTCGTGTACCCGCCGAACCACTCGGAGATGTCGAGCCCGGTGTCGATGCTGTTCCAGTCGCTGATCGTCTCGGGCTGGCGTCAGGTGCTGGCTGAGCGTGCGCTGGCCGATCTGGTGATCACGCCGGAGATTCGAACTTCGTCGCAGCTGGGCCTGGGGAGTCGGGGCTGGGTGACCGCTGCCGGGGAGACAACGGCCTTGTCTCGCATCGGGGAGATTCGCCGGCTCTTTGCTCCCTCACCTTGA
- the czcI gene encoding cation efflux protein, CzcI family yields MRRWFAMLMLVLLPFQFTWAAVASYCGHERGAAAQHFGHHEHQHHADSGAAQADGDGSGKTLGGNDFDCANCHGSCSGIVSPLTGLMSLDIATQPAMLAAGLVRTLVHSPPERPQWAPLA; encoded by the coding sequence ATGCGTCGCTGGTTCGCCATGCTCATGTTGGTCTTGCTGCCGTTCCAGTTCACCTGGGCGGCGGTGGCCAGCTATTGCGGACACGAACGTGGCGCGGCTGCCCAACACTTTGGCCACCACGAACACCAGCACCATGCCGACTCGGGTGCCGCGCAGGCCGATGGTGATGGTTCTGGCAAGACGCTGGGCGGCAACGATTTCGACTGTGCCAACTGCCATGGCAGTTGTTCCGGGATCGTGTCGCCATTGACGGGTTTGATGTCGCTTGACATCGCGACGCAGCCGGCCATGTTGGCTGCAGGGCTTGTACGCACCCTGGTGCACAGTCCGCCCGAACGCCCTCAGTGGGCACCCCTCGCCTGA